CAATAACGTTACCTTCACTTTTGAGTACGTCTCTCTCCTTTATTGATCCTCCATCCGTTGATCTTTATCTTGATTGCCACACACGCTTTGTCATATAATCGATCAATCATTCGAAAATAAAACATCCTCCAATCTTCCTTAAATAGCATGATGATAAACACGCACCACTGTCCAACCAAATAACCGAGTGTGATGCCAAAGTAAAATGAAAAGGCATGaaatccttcttcctcctcctcgtatgTCGCATTGATATTTGTCTTCTCGAGGCAACTCTTGCTAACCGGAGGGCCACAAAGATTCGCATTACCGATGTAACTGGATGCTGCAAGTGTTTGAAGTTGATAACCCGATGGAATGGCTCCTGATAGATTGTTATAAGACAGATTCAAGTCACTCAGATAATTCAGGCCTGAAAAGCTTCGAGGAATGGATCCGGACAAGTCATTGAATGATAAGTCAAGAGTTTCCAGTGATTTCATTCCGCCAATAGTACTCGGAATCATACCTCCAATGCTATTTCTTGATAGATTTAAAGTTTGAAGTGCGTAAAGGTACCCGATCTCCGTGGGGATTGCTCCGGTCAGAGAATTATTTGAAAGGTCGATGCTCTTCACAAGATATAGAATAGACGAAAAGGTTACTTCTCGTCCCTTTGTAGATAGAGTTATGTTGTCTCGGAACGGAGACTTTATAGATAGAGTTATGCTTTCGCGGAACGGAGACAACTCCATGTCGGTCGTAAAAGTGGAAGACATCGACTTTGACATGGAAATTATGGCGCTGAAATTACCAAATGAGCGTGGTATGATCCCTGATAGCTTGTTATCGGCAAAGTCAATGATCTGAAGATTACTTAGTTGACCAAGCTGTGGCGGAATGTTGCCTGACAACATATTCGAGCGTAGCGACAGTACCTCCAGATATCGAAAGCTTTGTCCGATCCATGCCGGTATGTTGCCCCAAAAATGGTTGCGACCGAGGTCGATGACAGCTAACTGGCTACAACTTTGCAACGATGGTGGAAGATATCCATGGAGGCGGTTGTTATTCAGGTGCAAGGACCTGAGCTTGGTCAAGTTTCCGATGGAGTTAGGAATCTTTCCACCGAGCTTATTATTCGCCAGATTGATAAACCAAAGTTCATTTGCCTCTTGCCAACACCGAGGTATTTCTCCTGAGATTTGATTGTTCGACAGATCGAGGGCAGAGAGCAGCTGCAAAGTGCAGACGTAGGATGGTATACTCCCGTTAATATGGTTGTTTGAGAAGAACAAGTATTCCGACACCGGTGCAAAGGTCGATGGTAGCGGTCCTGAGAGAGCGTTGCTTGATAGATCCAGTGCTTGTAGGAGTGGTGGCGAAACAGGGATGAGACCTTGGAACAGATTAGAGCTCAAATTTAGGAACATCAAGTTGGTTAGACTCTCCAAGGATGCCGGCAGAGTACCGGAAATCTTGTTGTGGGACAGATTTATGACCATAATGGACGAGGAAGAAGAATTCCAGAACCAGTCAGGCAAAGTGTCCTCGATACTCGTGTTGACAAATTCAAATCCACGATGGATTCCTGTGAGCGCAGCCATCTGGGAAACGAAGGGCCCAGCTTACAGGAATCCAGACCGATTGTCTCGAGTTGGAAAGGTGGAATCCAGTCATGGCCTATTGCGATGTCCAAGGAGTTCCTGTACAAGTATAAGACATCTAGCTTGGCAAGGTTGGCGAGATGGAGTTCGGACATGGTACCTTTCAGGGAATTGAGGGAGAGATCAAGAGAGGTTAGGTTGGAAAGCTTGCCGATCTCAGGTGGTACGGATCCATAGAGAGAATTCTGACCCAAGTCGAGCGTTGTTAGAGCAGTCAAATTACCAATCTCGGCAGGTATGGGACCAGTGAGTCGATTGCCACTGAGGTGCAGCTCCTTGAGACGAGTCAAACTCCCAATCGCAGCAGGGATGCGGCCAGTGAGTGAGCAGTTGATCAGATATACCTGTGAGAGACTAGTCCGATTCCCTGCTTCCACTTGCATGGGACCTCTGAAGGAATTAAAGCTGAGGTCGATGCTTGTTAGACTCCTCGAACTCCAAATCTCCGCGGGGAGAGGACCAGAGAGTGAATTAGCGCTGAGGTCAAGCTGCGTCAGACGAGTCAATCTCCCGATCCCAGCAGGTAGCTCGCCATGCAACTTTGAATCGCCAAGAACAAGATAGGACAGGTTGCGGAGTTCTAGAAGCCAGTTGGGGAAGGTAGAGTTGAAGAGGTTGCCACAGAGATCGAGAATGGTCAACGTCGTGAGGttgacatgggaaagagaagaggggaggTCGGTGAGGCCACAGTATGGTAAATGTAGCTCCACCAGTGAGGACAACATGTTCACTGAGTGAAGCCAATCGTGGGAGGCCATGGAAAGGTTCACACCGCTCATGTCGAGGTATCTCAAGGAAGA
This genomic stretch from Musa acuminata AAA Group cultivar baxijiao unplaced genomic scaffold, Cavendish_Baxijiao_AAA HiC_scaffold_254, whole genome shotgun sequence harbors:
- the LOC135657414 gene encoding receptor-like protein EIX2, whose translation is MANPRRSTRLWLTSILLFVLTTTASAKGCTEVERDALLTFRARIVDPSHRMSSWRRLVDCCRWNGVVCDDTTGRVVELNLQNSEDMTVEANQAALRGEISPSLLSLTHLDRLDLNHNDFGGSPIPTFLGSFPKLTYLNLSWSNFSGAIPPQLGNLSSLRSLDLHSYGLSSDRLHWLSRLSSLRYLDMSGVNLSMASHDWLHSVNMLSSLVELHLPYCGLTDLPSSLSHVNLTTLTILDLCGNLFNSTFPNWLLELRNLSYLVLGDSKLHGELPAGIGRLTRLTQLDLSANSLSGPLPAEIWSSRSLTSIDLSFNSFRGPMQVEAGNRTSLSQVYLINCSLTGRIPAAIGSLTRLKELHLSGNRLTGPIPAEIGNLTALTTLDLGQNSLYGSVPPEIGKLSNLTSLDLSLNSLKGTMSELHLANLAKLDVLYLYRNSLDIAIGHDWIPPFQLETIGLDSCLIPVSPPLLQALDLSSNALSGPLPSTFAPVSEYLFFSNNHINGSIPSYVCTLQLLSALDLSNNQISGEIPRCWQEANELWFINLANNKLGGKIPNSIGNLTKLRSLHLNNNRLHGYLPPSLQSCSQLAVIDLGRNHFWGNIPAWIGQSFRYLEVLSLRSNMLSGNIPPQLGQLSNLQIIDFADNKLSGIIPRSFGNFSAIISMSKSMSSTFTTDMELSPFRESITLSIKSPFRDNITLSTKGREVTFSSILYLVKSIDLSNNSLTGAIPTEIGYLYALQTLNLSRNSIGGAIPSGYQLQTLAASSYIGNANLCGPP